The window GTGCCTTTTGGCATAGGTGCTGTAGTGAATGGTAGACCTGGGAATAGTCCTCCTACACCAGAGTTCCAGGAAAATCTTTTAGTGCTGAGTTATGTGGAGTAGGCTAAAGGACTTATCCCATGTGTCtagctgctttccagcatgCCCCAGATGCCTGTGTCTTCTCTTTCAGTATGAAAAACTATCTGAGTGAAGTGGTGCACCTCACGTGCTCCCGGATCCTTGTGAGAGCTCTGTCTGGAACTATCCATTACCATAACAAGTGAGTAAGCTAATGTTACGGCTGCAGAACTGTGTTTATGCTCCCGTGTTTATGAGTATTCCATTAGGAACGGAGGAGGTGCATGGAGAGGAGGGCAGTTTTTTTCATGAACCACAGGCTTATATCATGCTAGGTGGTGATTTAACCGACAGCTTTACAGAACTGTGTGCTTCATGTGGTGCACAGTGCACTAGTAGTCTAACAACAAATTCTGTAATTGCAGGGAGAACAAACCTCAGAAAGGAGGCATTTGCGTCGCCAACCACACATCACCGATAGATGCGATCATTTTGACCAATGATGGATGCTATGCAATGGTATGAGGAGGTTGATGACAGAgaggaaagatggggaaaaaagaaactggaatATTGGTTGATGAgttcagtggtttttttttagctttcaaGGTTGGTAGACAAGGTTACCTTGAGCATGAGTcactgggggaaaaacaaagtatATTGAAGTCTGACTACAAGTTGCTCGCTGATGAAGTTGCTCTGGGAACATCAATTCAGGTTCTATTTGAAATACTTGAGAGGTTTTCTTGCATGCTTGTAGATCCTTTCAAGTGAATTTGCTTTAATAACTTTTGTGCGTGTTTCTCAATCCTGAGATGTGGTCTACAGTATGACCTAATCTGTTGGGGatgcaggagagaaaatagGTCTTTTCTGGGGGTCTTGGGTGCTGATATGTTTCATTGGGCCTGCAGGTTGGCCAAGTTCACGGTGGATTGATGGGAGTTATTCAGAGAGCCACAGTGAAGGCCTGTCCCCACGTCTGGTTTGAGCGCTCGGAAATTAAAGACCGCCATCTAGTGACAAAAAGGTGAGCTGTACGTTGGAATGGGAAATTGTGCAACTCATGCGACTCTGGTACCTTCTAGTGCTTGACAGATCACCTCTGAACAATCATTCTACAATGGAAGATTCAGATTTAAGAAGTAAGCTTTGAAGAGACCCGCATTAGGAATCATGTTTGTGGAAAGACAGAAGTGCAAGCAGGCAGTGAAGCTGCAGTGGGAAATGGGGAACTTGTATGACCTCAAAATCCTGAGAGGATGAAAGGCTGACTTGCAAAAGTGTCATCTTTTGGCACGTGCAATTGCCTTTATTCCAAATGGGGACTGCTAATTATAAAGCCTATTCATAGGGACACCAGTCACCTGTAATTGCAATTTACTGTAGGCTGGGATGAAGCAGGGTACTGCTCTTGCAGTGGGTTGAAGAGATGATGTCCACTGATCAGGTTTATTCAGAATAACCTGAAACTGCTTGTTTGCATGGGCTTTGGTACAGTGGTCAAAATAAATAGTTCCTGAGTCACAGAGAAGAAGTGCTTGAAAGGATGAAATGGTTCAGGTACAAAGGCTTTAGTAAGGTCTGAACTGCAAGAGACAATGACAAAATATCAGATCTGGGAAATTATCATCCTAACAGCTACTTTGCTATTAATTTAGATATAAATTTTGGGACTTAAAATTCACTTGAATTCTGCTTATAAAGTGGACTTTCTGTAGCAGGATCTGCCTAGACTTTATTCAAGAAGGGAGCTGttagaaataataatgtttgcttgctgctgtggtggtggtgggttgtgTGGGGGAAGTATCTGGCTGAAAAAGAGCTTCCAATAAGTAAGGCGGAGCCCGTGAAggttttttcctgctgtaagcCACTTCTTGCAAACTGTGTTTGCTTGGAGTTAATTGGCATGACCTAATGGCATATGTTGGTTGGCTTTCCTGACAAccatttataaaataatgtaCAGGAAAAGTGTTCCTTCAGTGTAAAACTAATTGGAATAATTTGCACATGGCATAAAGGACTCTTTGCACAACGTTTCAGATGTGTTGCAAACAGAATGGAAGGTACAAAGTTGTGCCTGGTAGGCAGTTTTGGTTTCTTATAAATGTGTTCAGTAACCTGATGCACCTGCCTGGGGAAAGAAGAGtggaaaaacagctgtttttaaCTGTACCTTTTGTTTCCACAGACTCAGGGAACACGTGGCAGATAAGAACAAGCTTCCAATCTTAATTTTTCCGGAAGGTAAGAAACTGAACTGTTCTTATTtcttagaatggcttgggttggaagggacctcaaggcCCATCAAGctccagcccccctgccacaggcagggctgccgACCTCCgtatctaatactagaccagtGTTCCCTCCACTATTTTTCCTCCAATTCAACATAGAGTCATGTCTGTTCTCATGACTTGTGGTGCCCAAATGAATTTTCACCTCTGGGTTAGCTTTCTTATTTGGTTCATCTTTCATGTAAGATTACCCTAAGGCAATGTAATACTGCCCTGCCTGTTGGGTATCCTGGCCAAAGAATGAGAAGACAGTTTATTTTGCCCTGTGAATATTTATTCACTGTGCTACAGGTCTAACCTTAGCCTTGAGCTTTTTCTCTCACGCTTGCTGTGGCTTCATTCAGCAAGTCAATcacaagagaaggaaggaaagcaagcagGAGTGAGATGCTTAACTTACCCACAAGGGCCTGCATTGCATTTGCTCCTCCCTGCTGTTGCTACTGAAATGTGGTAGGCTGTGTGAAATACTAACTTTATCTTCTGGACAGGCACCTGTATAAACAATACATCTGTGATGATGTTCAAGAAGGGGAGCTTTGAAATAGGAGGGACAATCTATCCTGTTGCAATCAAGGTATGAGGAAGTGTCTGGCTGCTGAACTTGAAAATGATTTGGGgtcttttttttgtcagagtGGTGGGAAGCTGTCTCAGAGCCGCTAATGAAAAGTGCAGCAACTCTGACAACTGGCCACCTGCTGTGGTTGACTTCTGGCTTGCAAGTGACTGGAATGAGCCTGGCCTGTGAATGAGAGCATCCACCTTGCATTTAAGACAGCCTGTGATGGTTTGTGGGGGAGAGGGTgttctcagctttctttttcctgtgatCCCTTGCAGTATGATCCTCAGTTTGGAGATGCATTTTGGAACAGCAGCAAATACAACATTGTCAGCTACCTGCTGCGAATAATGACCAGCTGGGCCATTGTTTGCCACGTGTGGTACATGCCACCAATGGTTAGAAAGGTAAGATCATCACTGTTAGCAAGTATCTCTTTGCCCTCTTCTCCAAAACCCTTGTCCACTCCATGTCTCCAAATCTGCTTTATACAGGGCTTCTATTGGTGGTCAGTTTGATACATGATTAGACTTAGCTTTTCCAGATGTATTGAAGTATTGGGAGAATCTCTGCCAGATGTAGAATGCAGCTTGGTACTACCAGTGCTGTAGTAAAGGTGCAAATTAACTTCAATACTCTGGAGAAAAATGAGCTAAATGTTTATCCTATAGAAACCTCAGGTGATGTTGGCATGAGGAGGGTGGGATTACTTGGTACGGAGTTAATTTGAAGCAGATGAGTGTGATGGAGGTCTGAATTTACTGAATTTACAAATGTTTGAATTtacttctctctgttttgattccACTTAAAATGctcaaaggaaggagaagacGCTGTTCAGTTTGCCAACCGAGTAAGGTCAGTCATTGCTCGCCAAGGAGGACTGACTGAACTTCCCTGGTGAGTGATAGCATCCTTGTTAAGACTATATGGACTGCTTGAACTTGTAGGCTTCTGTTATTTGTTAAATGTTTTTGATTGAGAAGTGCCCTTAACTTCATTTTAACTGGGAGAATACAAGAGAGTAACTTTAACAGTCACATACCtgtatacaaataaaaaaagcaatggAGAATGGGTGAATTGATTCAG of the Numida meleagris isolate 19003 breed g44 Domestic line chromosome 4, NumMel1.0, whole genome shotgun sequence genome contains:
- the GPAT3 gene encoding glycerol-3-phosphate acyltransferase 3 isoform X2 translates to MTGCVRPVLPRFVSFFSDSSSVCWRGYVLRLLWATIRIEKGVKKPQPQMLKIPAANGIIERDETPMEKEIAGLHRMEFQFSDIFYFCRKGFEAIVEDEVTQRFSSEELVSWNLLTRTNVNFHYVSLRLTVVWVVGVIVRYCFLLPLRFTLATIGITSMIVGTTVVGQLPNSSMKNYLSEVVHLTCSRILVRALSGTIHYHNKENKPQKGGICVANHTSPIDAIILTNDGCYAMVGQVHGGLMGVIQRATVKACPHVWFERSEIKDRHLVTKRLREHVADKNKLPILIFPEGTCINNTSVMMFKKGSFEIGGTIYPVAIKYDPQFGDAFWNSSKYNIVSYLLRIMTSWAIVCHVWYMPPMVRKEGEDAVQFANRVRSVIARQGGLTELPWDGGLKRAKVKDSFKEEQQKNYSKMLVRNGSQGSLSAGTESD